The Chitinophagales bacterium genomic sequence TGTTACCATTGGCGGTGCTTGAACGCCCCATGGAAGTTGATGACTCTCCATTAGCATTTGTATTGTATCCCATGGCTGTGGAATAGTCACTGCTTGCCGTTGTATAGTATCCCATGGCTGTTGATGACTCTCCATTAGCATTTGTATTGTTTCCCATGGTGGTGGAATTTTCACCGCTTGCCGTTGAAAAGTAGCCCAAGGCTGTGGAATTCCAACCGCTTGCGGATGTATTGTAGCCCAAGGCTGTGGAATTATAACCGCCTGCCGTTGAATAGTAGCCCAAGGCTGTGGAATTATAACCGCCTGCGGCTGTATTGTAGCCCAAGGCTGTGGAATATTGACTGATTGCCATTGTATTGAATCCCATGGCTGTGGAATTATCACCACTTGCAGTTGTATTCCTTCCGACCGCAAAAGATGAAGTTCCGCTTGCCTGATTATTATTGCCCAGAAGCGAATAAACTCCCGTTCCATTCCCATTGAGTCCCCAAATGGTATCTGCTGCTGAGACTGCGTTTTGCCAACTGGCATTGCCTGCGCTGTCACTGGTGAGGACATAGCCACCGGCCTGTGTGCCATCCACGTATTTCATTTTGCCCACCAGGTGAAAAGTGGTGTCGGGGGTGGAAGTGCCGATGCCCACCTTGGCCGCGTTGCCCAGCACCAGGCAACTGTCGCAGTCCACCTCCGCATCGGCACCAATCGCGGTGGCATTGGTCAGCCCATTCATGTTATATCCGGCTCTGTAGCCCAGCGAAGTGTTCCGTTGTCCTGTTCCTTGTAATTGCGCAGAAGCTCCTACTGCCACATTGAAGCTTCCTGTGGAGTTGTTCAGCAAAGCATACCGTCCCAGGGCGGTATTCTGATTGCCGTTAGTATTAAAGGCCAGCGTGCTATTTCCCACCGCGCTGTTGCCAAAACCTTTAGTATTGCTTGTGAGTGCACCATCTCCAAATCCGGAGTTAGCATCTCCGGTCGTGTTCTCGTCAAGTGTTTGGTATCCGATGGCTGTATTGAAAGTTCCTGTGGTATTGCTCTTCAATGTCTCGTACCCCACACCCACATTCCATCGGCCGTTGGTGTTGCTGTTGAGGGCATTATGCCCAATGGCCACATTCCTGTTGTCCGTAAAATCGTCATTGGCCCCGGCCCCCTGGCCCATGAATACGGATCTTCCGGTATTCGAGACTTCCAACCTGCCGTTGTCCATCCTGAAGAATTCCGTACCCGCCATATCAAAGCGGATGATGTCCTCATCCGCACTTTCCTCTACTTGTATTTTGGTATCGTTGTCGGCATCGGAAATGATGGAAAGGGTGTCGGTTGTAAGGATTACGCTATTCCCATCTGCAATGGAAAGTGTATCTCCATTTATGCTTAAAGTCTGATCATCGGTATCCACCGTACCTGCTGGAAGTACCACATAACCTCCATCACTTAGGAAAACAGTATCGCCCGAGAGGCTTAATATTTGTAATTCGTTAGTGCTGTCGGCATCTGCATCATCAATCAAATCTGCCAGGTTGACTTTTGCAGAGTCCCCGTCATTGATGGCGATGGTCAGTTCCGACCCAGTGAGGAAGCCTTGCAGGTCTTGCAGCTCATTGGTAGTGTCGGAATCAAGATCATTTGAGGTGGTAACAAATCCAAGGTCGTTGCTAAAGTCGCTTAGGTTGTTGGGCGTATTTGCCAAATCATTGTAATCCCCACTGAAGTTTTCAGGTAAAACAACATAGCCACCATTGCTCAAAAATACCGTGTCGCCATTGATGGAAAGCACCTGCGCATCCGTATTGTCCAGGTATTGCGAAAGATCCACTCGGTTGCCATCTTCGATTTGAAGACTGTCATTGCTGATGCTCAAGGTTTGGTCGTCCGTATCCACTGTTCCCGCTGGTAAAATCACGCTTCCCCCATCGCTCAAGAAAATAGTATCGCCCGAGAGGCTTAATAATTGAAGTTCATTGGTGCTATCCGCATCGGCATCATCAACCAAAGCTGCCAGGTTGACTTTTGCAGAGTCCCCGTCATTGATGGCGATGGTCAGTTCCGACCCAGTGAGGAAGCCTTGCAGGTCTTGCAGCTCATTGGTAGTGTCGGAATCAAGATCATTTGAGGTGGTAACAAATCCAAGGTCGTTGCTAAAGTCGCTCAGGTTGTTGGGCGTATTTGCCAAATCATTGTAATCCCCACTGAAGTTTTCTGGCAGGATTACATAGCCGCCATCCTGTAGAAATAAAGTATCATTAGAAAGTGATAAAGCCTGATCATCTGTATCAACTACTCCCGAAGGTAATTTCACAAACCCTCCATTGCCCAGGTATATGGTGTCATTTGAGATGCTCAAAACCTGTGCATCTGTATTGTCTAAATAGGATGATAAATCCACTGAGTTTCCATCTTCGATGGAAAGAGAATTATTTTGCAATGTTAAGTTCTGATCATCGGTATTGACCATTGAATTCAGAATCACATAATTGCCATTGCTGATTTCCAATGTATCAGATCTGAGATCTAAAGTCTGTAACTCATTTTGTGGGTCTGCATCTGCATCGTCTGCATTGATAACGCTTTCGGCAGTTTTGGCATGTAGGGCATAGGGTACTGAAATTAGTTTGGTGCTGCCCAACAACGTGTAGTTGCTGCCGCCATTTTCATCCATTTCTATTTGCAGCCAATATTCACTGCTGCCCCAATCTATATTGGCAAAAGTACCGAAGGAATCCACTCCGGTTCCTATCTGCAAATTAACCAAACCAAATGCATTGGTCTGTACGCTGTGGTCTTCCACATATATAAAAGCACCGGTAGCAGAACCACTTCGCAACGTGAATTGCAGGCTTACACTTTGGTTGGTAATGATGTCGCCATTGCTATTGCGCAAGACGGCCTGGTAATTGACAGATTCGGGGGCTTGTGAGAAAAGTTGAAAAGAAAGCATAATAAATGCCACAAGACTTACTACAATTGACTTTTTCATAGGATAATAAATTGAGGTAAAATAAAATTGAATGCCTGATTAATTGGTGAGATATTGCTTTAAGCGACAAGACAAAATTAGCTCTTATTAATATTTGACGGAGGATAAAAAAATAAAAAAGTGTAGGTAAAAATCAAGGTTTCGATCAAGGTTAATTATCAAAAACATTTACTCACAAACAATTACAGGAATAATAAAGAAGTGAAAAGTGTAGATAAAAACTTGCACATATTTGGCAAATCTTTTTTTAATAGAGCACTAGGAAAGTGCGATTAAGAAAATTAATTTATTCATAATTCCTGAGGTTTAAAAAGTGTAAAAATTATCTGATCTGATACCAATTCGTACCATCAGAGATAATTTCAATAGAAGTTCCATTTCCAATATTTGAAACACTAGCGCCATTTAAATTCACATAAGAAGTGATCGTTCGGACTCCGCCTGTAGAGTTTACAATGGTATAAACCCTGTTGGTCACACTAGATGCTGTGGGAAGCGCAATACTGCCTGTTCCCCCAGAGTAAATATAAACAACGGCCTCCTCATCCGGATTATCTGTCCCTGCTGCCAAACCTGTTTTGACTTTTACTCCAAGAGTTCCGTCCACATCCAGAGAGCTCACAGGTGTCTCATGGCCAATTCCGGTATTTCCGCTTTTTAGAACGGTGATGGCATTGCTGCGGTTTGATTCATCTATTCCATTGCCCACTACAAATAGCCGGTCATTTGCATTGCTAATACTGGGACTTGTAGGGGTATATTTTGTGGCATACATGCCCACTACAAACTCGTTTAAGGAAGGGGCTCTGTTGTATTGTCCAAATACAGCAGAATGATTCCCCGAAGCACGATTATTTCTATTGGCAGCAAATGACAAATAACCCGATGCGGTATCAGAAGCTCCAAATGCTGCACCACCAGTGGCTGAAACCGAATTACTTTCTCCCCCTCCTATGAAGCCATAGTCCGCAGTGATATTATTGTTTACGCCTCCCACTATCGCTGCACCTACTGCAAAATCAGTTATTGAATCGGCCCAGCCTATCGCTATGGAACTACCTCCATTCGTATAACTTTGGTATCCTCCGGCTATTGCATTTCCATTTAGTGCCTGATTTTCTTCTCCAAATACAGTCGAACTTATACCACTGGATCTATTATTCCTTCCAAAAGCTGCACCTCCTTCTCCCAATACTGTATTTTGAGATCCAAAGGAAACTGCGTTAAATCCGCTCACTCGATTAGACACTCCAAAGGCTGCTCCACCGGAAGCCGTAACAGCATTGTTATCTCCTCCTCCTATGAAGCCATAGTCCGCAGTGATATTATTGTTTACGCCTCCCACTATCGNNNNNNNNNNNNNNNNNNNNNNNNNNNNNNNNNNNNNNNNNNNNNNNNNNNNNNNNNNNNNNNNNNNNNNNNNNNNNNNNNNNNNNNNNNNNNNNNNNNNCTGCACCTACTGCAAAATCAGTTATTGAATCGGCCCAGCCTATTGCTATGGAATTACCGCCATTTGTATAACTCTGGTAGCCTCCGACTATGCTATTGCTATTACTTACGGTGTTTTCTTCTCCAAAGGCAATACTTCTATCTCCTGTTACTGAATGATTATCTGCGCCAAAACTTGCCGAGCCAATTACCTGTAATTTATGATCGGGGGTCATTGTACCGATTCCTACATTTCCAGTATTGGCATTGTAAATATCATTTCCGTTTTTCAACCACAAGGAATCGCTTAAAAGCGAAAGAGGCAGGCCATTGCCATCTTCAATAAATAAAGAATCATTTTGTATGGAAAGGATTTGATCATCTGTATTTACTGTTCCGGAAGGCAATAAAATACTACCGCCATCGCTCAGG encodes the following:
- a CDS encoding DUF1566 domain-containing protein; amino-acid sequence: MKKSIVVSLVAFIMLSFQLFSQAPESVNYQAVLRNSNGDIITNQSVSLQFTLRSGSATGAFIYVEDHSVQTNAFGLVNLQIGTGVDSFGTFANIDWGSSEYWLQIEMDENGGSNYTLLGSTKLISVPYALHAKTAESVINADDADADPQNELQTLDLRSDTLEISNGNYVILNSMVNTDDQNLTLQNNSLSIEDGNSVDLSSYLDNTDAQVLSISNDTIYLGNGGFVKLPSGVVDTDDQALSLSNDTLFLQDGGYVILPENFSGDYNDLANTPNNLSDFSNDLGFVTTSNDLDSDTTNELQDLQGFLTGSELTIAINDGDSAKVNLAALVDDADADSTNELQLLSLSGDTIFLSDGGSVILPAGTVDTDDQTLSISNDSLQIEDGNRVDLSQYLDNTDAQVLSINGDTVFLSNGGYVVLPENFSGDYNDLANTPNNLSDFSNDLGFVTTSNDLDSDTTNELQDLQGFLTGSELTIAINDGDSAKVNLADLIDDADADSTNELQILSLSGDTVFLSDGGYVVLPAGTVDTDDQTLSINGDTLSIADGNSVILTTDTLSIISDADNDTKIQVEESADEDIIRFDMAGTEFFRMDNGRLEVSNTGRSVFMGQGAGANDDFTDNRNVAIGHNALNSNTNGRWNVGVGYETLKSNTTGTFNTAIGYQTLDENTTGDANSGFGDGALTSNTKGFGNSAVGNSTLAFNTNGNQNTALGRYALLNNSTGSFNVAVGASAQLQGTGQRNTSLGYRAGYNMNGLTNATAIGADAEVDCDSCLVLGNAAKVGIGTSTPDTTFHLVGKMKYVDGTQAGGYVLTSDSAGNASWQNAVSAADTIWGLNGNGTGVYSLLGNNNQASGTSSFAVGRNTTASGDNSTAMGFNTMAISQYSTALGYNTAAGGYNSTALGYYSTAGGYNSTALGYNTSASGWNSTALGYFSTASGENSTTMGNNTNANGESSTAMGYYTTASSDYSTAMGYNTNANGESSTSMGRSSTANGNRSAAIGSEVLAEAHYSIALGRGVNTLGESSVAMGWGSRTFAAGEIALGSFNTEYVANNSANWNATDRAFVVGNGVNNANRSDAMVILKNGNTGFGISTPDTTFHLVGKMKYVDGTQASGNVLTSDANGNASWQQPQVFTTDTLSIISDADNDTKIEVEQTADEDHIRISVAGTEALTIDNLGNSGFGTSTPDTTVHIVGKLKYEDGTQGDGYVLTSDADGNASWAEGGSVTYTVGDFAHGGIVFWVDETGQHGLVCAKEDQSAGVRWYAGTHGNTQAKGDGPYAGKANTSIIIAAQVAIGDDGSTYAARICNELQITEGGKTYGDWYLPSKEELNLMYQNRVTIGATATANSGSGFASAYYWSSTEYNTNNAWIQIFYNGNQGYYTKHNTIRVRAVRAF